CATCGATAATTGTTTCGTTTACAAGTTTAATAATATTGCGAATTGAAATTAACAGATTTACGTACGGTTCAAGTTTTTCGTTAGGATGACATATGTCGTCAAAGTGATTCGAAGTGTTGGTATCTTCCTCCTCAGCGTCGCTATCGTAGTTCTCACATATTAATTTTAAAGAGCTGGTGCTCTCAGACATGGCGTAAGGACCGTACAGCAATTAGGAACAATAATAGAATAATAATCgtggaaaaataattaattctacACTTCTAAATATACGAAAAACCTGGAAGATTGAGATAAAAACACTGGATTGGAAATATCACAATTAGCGAGCATCTAAATACAAGAATGTGAGTAACAATATTTCCCTCCCAAACGAAACGTGACGTAGAAAGATCAATGGAAACGAacacaaatgaatgaaaatactaCGAATTGCGCTTGTATGCGTAATATTTCTTACTCCATTTTAGATACTTAGACGCTCGTATTGGTTTAATTATCAACCTTGATTAATCATATGGAACGGCGGCAACACTAGACATGCGCAATGCAATACTCAGTGCAGCTGATACggagtaatttcattttcagttattGTTTCAAGTGTGTTTGGTTAGTTTTTCTCGTGCAATTTTCCTCTAAAATGGCAGCTGTAGGAAGCAATGGGAGTGAAACGTAAGTATTTCTTCTGTAACTCGATTACCATTTAACCTAGTTTCAAGTAGTAGtcaattttaaacgaaaatattGTTTTAGCTCATGGTGGTCTGATGTCGAGATGGGACCAGCCGATCCCATTCTAGGTGTTACCGAAGCTTTTAGACGTGATACGaatccgaaaaaaatcaatttaggggTAGGAGCTTACAGAGATGATGATGGTAAACCATATGTATTACCCAGTGTTTTAAAAGTAAGTCTGATGCAACAGTGGTCCATTTAATTAAATACATCCGACACGTAAATTCATGAACGATTTCATCACCGTTTCGATATCTTTATTACTCGTACTCTGATGATTATTTCCTAACATAATTtacgttcattttttacagGCAGAAGAAATTCTAGCTGCTGAAAAACCAGATAAAGAATACGCCCCAATACAAGGGTTCCCAGATTTTTGCAAATTGAGCGCCCAATTGGCTTTGGGAGAAGATTCTgtccatttgaaaaatgaaacggTTCGTTTTGGACGTAAATTTTGTCATTGAAACTATATTCTAGTCTCTAATAATTGATTATGTCTTCAATTAGGCTGTAACTGTCCAAGGAATTTCAGGCACCGGTTCTCTGACAATCGGAGCAAGATTTATTAAAGCCTTTTTCCCAGGTGTGAAATGTGTTTGGATCCCTATACCTACTTGGGGTAATCATATAAAAGTATTTACACAGGCTGGACTCGAAGTAAAACAGTATCGTTATTATGATCCAAATACCTGTGGATTTGATTACCAAGGAGCCTTGGAAGATATTAAGGTATGcattgaaatttccatcattatttttattcgaatttgtATGATATTGATGTTTGAATTGGCTCGATTTCAGAACATTCCCCAAAGATCGGTGATTCTTTTACATGCCTGTGCTCATAATCCAACCGGTGTCGATCCTAAACCTGAACAGTGGAAGGAGATTTCCAAGATAGTCAAGGATCGTCAATTGTTTCCTTTCTTCGATATGGCCTATCAAGGATTCGCTTCTGGTATACTTCGTTGAAATATTACATAGGTAGTtttatgattgaatttttggatcaatttgAACGTTATTTAAACTCCAAATTTCAGGTAATGTTTCAAAAGATGCGTTCGCTGTGAGATCATTTTTAGAAGACGGTCATCAAGTAGCACTGGCTCAATCATTCGCTAAAAATATGGGACTCTATGGTACACATATTCGCTCCTAGTTTTACTTTCTGTTTTTAAATACGTTCATGTTATACGTCGATTCGCAACATTTATTAGGTGAACGAGCTGGAGCATTAACCTTGACGACAGCAAGTAAAGAAGAATCAGTTCGTGTTCTTTCTCAGTTAAAAATCGTCATCCGTCCTCTATATTCCAGTCCACCTATACACGGAGTTCGACTAGTGACGAAAATTCTCTCCGATCCGGAACTCAAAGCACAATGGTGAATCTTTTGTCACGTTTATAATGTTTTCACTAGCTCGAGCTCGAGGGTTCATTGGTCTTTATTTACGTTACTAGGTTATGCGAAGTGAAAGGAATGGCGGAAAGAATAATATCGATGAGAGCTCTATTAAAAGAACAGCTACTGAAGAAAGGTTCTGCCAGAAACTGGAGCCATATAACAGATCAGATCGGAATGTTTTGCTTCACTGGATTAAACCCGGCACAAGTAAATtactttcgttttctttttgcTGACGAtgacgtttgaaaaataaaatcaataacacgttttcatttttataggttGAAAGGTTAACGAACGACTTTCATATTTATTTAACCAAAGATGGTAGAATTTCAATGGCCGGCGTGTCCACGAAAAACGCCGAATACATAGCGAATGCTATTCACGAGGTTACCAAGGCCTAAAATACTCTcgtaatattcattttttacttacTTCAATGCTCATAAAACGAACATACAGATTGatcatgaaaataatttcgaacGTTACCATGTTTTATAATAGtcgttttaaaaatacttattctTCGTTCCTTTTTTCCATTAACGGAAGCAATTAGGTGAACTTTAatgtaattattgaaaattttaagctgTTTGTTTATGAAATTAAATCGTCGAGTGATcggcatatttttttattaggtttttattacgttttattTGTTGAATATTTGGAATAAAAATCATCCATAAAAATATTGTAGcttggaataaattttttttaattagttgCGTATCATTTTTAAGTAGTTACGAGTAAATTTAAGTACCGGTTACGATCGATAAAATACTTAAACCGTGACATTAAACGTACATGCGTTTATCAGGCTTCGTTATCAAATTATCATAAACGACGCTTTCATTTAGCCAGTTCATCttctttttttgttaattagtatttttaaattctatttttatagGTAATCCAATAATTAAATGCGATTACGATGTAATTCGGTGGAAAGTATccataaatattcaaaatctaTTGTTTTGATCCTTTCCATTCAAATCGTTCGATGGATATTTCAAAATACTAAATCGAAGTCATTCATCATATGATCCACGAATGACATCGTGTACTTGTATTATCACGCTCGATGATTTATTATTCAAACAGATTAACGAAAAAAACTACTGATTACAAATCCGCTAGGTACTTATTGATTTAACCGaatagaacaaaattttaagctATACGAGTCAAGATTAAAATACTTATAGATATCGAAAACACTATCAATCaacttaaataaaaaaaagaacgctTTACGAATAactttattcttgaaaaataataactatAAAATATATAACAAAAGAGGGGGGCACAAGGCACAATATTATAATAAACAACCATCAAAAATGACAATTAGTTCGAAGGCACATTTTTTCGcttatataatttaaaaatacaacaaaaattaatagaaGAGTGAAATTCATAAACATAAACATTAAGTACATTAGGGTATAACAGAAAATGGATTGTATCATGAATTCTGAACACATAATTAAACAATTCGACATATAAACagaataaatcaccaaaaaataagtaaatacgTAATTAACACGCGCCGCATACTTTACTCTTAGTTGTTTcgctattttcagaatttacgTTAATAACTCCGGTACCGTTCGTGGTTTCTTTTTCTTCTAGtcttttttgatcattttgtacTATCTGTAAgcgtaaaaaaatgaataggccATTAATTAGgtgaaaatcgattcgttttttaaaactaaGTATAAATAGGTCTATTTAAACGTGAACACACattttttgagaacattttttcaattatccaaAACAATTGAGTACCTATGGTATGTAAATATGAGATCTGTAGCAGAATGAGAGAGGAGAGAGTGTATCTATAGGTGAACAAAAAAACGAGCCTAGAGCAAAATGCACTCCTCCCTCCCTCATAAAAAtcgactcaaaaaaattaaaaaatcataattattaatgaataattctgtttttgaaaatttactcaatttttcaatgaattttgaaaatgtcaaggCTTGTAATATAGATAGATAATTTGTTGTAGATTGTAGAAAGGAGGAAGGAAAGAGGGAGGGGAATTTAGCAGTAACAAACgaagaataaattgaaaaagaagcacaaatTCGTTctaaaagtacaaaattttaagCTCTGGTCTATTTtcactttgatttttcatctgaaatagtcagaattttgagcattttgaagcGATTTCTGGAActcaaataattattattcagaAGACTAAAACTTCATTTGTAGAATAAATTGACAtctcgaaataatttttcagcccGTTTAATGTGACACTCTCTTCCCCTACATTACTCCAATTTCAAACAACTGAtactattttactgatttttcactcaattttcactTCTCTCCCTTTCGTCAATCCAAATGTTgacagctgaaaaaaaatctataattttcaagcttttacACAATTTGTCGTTTTGTCCTGCCCCCTCCCCTGAGGAAAATGATCAGTTATTActcaagaaaaaattccaaccaaTACAGGAAAAAATATGCTGTAGAATTTTACCACAATaaagtattcatttttatgagttttttccATATTCTTCCATAtttataagaatttttgaaatattgaccTCAAAATagtagaggaaaaaaatgaaaaaatgtcaaactaTCAAACAAAGTGACATaggtatcaaaattgaaaatataggttttcGAGGCGTTAATTCTAATTCTGAGAACGTTGACTAAAAAGTCAAAAGTGAGCCCCTCTCACAGTGATTTAAAGAGAGGCttgggcccaaaatttcaaaaaatgcaatatgggaATTGAATAATGAGTTGTTGATGGCGTTGATTTTGATTCTGAGATTCGTTTGATCCGAAGAATCAAAATTTAGCCCCTCCTAGAGCCTttgaagagggggaggggggcttgggcccaaaatttcaaaaaaatgcaatatggcTATTGAATCATGTAGGTTTTTGAAGGTGTTCATTTTGATTCTGGAATTTGTTCGACCCTAAAACTCAAATTGAGCCTCCAGACAAAACAGCTGgactcagaatttcaaaaaattcaatacggTATCAATTTTAAAGACGCTGATTTGGGATTCGTttgattcaaaatgaaaattaaacctCCCAGAGGTTCCTAGGGAGCTGCTTTGGTAcctaaaatttataataatgcagtcaatttcaatttttggggtcaaacaaatttccaaatcaGAATCAGTGCCCATCAAAACCTACATTCTGAGACTcatgttgtatttttcaaagttttgggCTCCAAAAGCCTTTTCCCAGGCTCTGAAAGgctcaattttaaattcaagaccaacaaatttcaaaatcaaaatatttgaaaacggTTAATTTGACAACTATATGGATTTTCGAGACTTTTGAGCTCCAAGCCTCTCTAATGAGGCTCTGTGTCTGTAacgttcaattttgattttggagtcaAACTGATTTCAGATTCAACGCCTTCAAAACCCCTATTTTTATTTGAtatcaatttggaatttttttcacttttctcctTCTTTCTAAGATGGTATAAAgcattcaaaaatgctcaaaaaatgcaaaaatgtgagaaaagcCCCTAAAAGTGGGTACATACTCGGTTAATTCTGCCCCTCTCTTCCCTATCTAagcctcaaaaatttgaattttcatcaaccatacaaaaaattttcaattgtgagCCATTTTTGAAGCTTCTTTAAATCGACTTGGCACCACAAAATCTTATTTGAGGGGTGTCCGGATATTTTCCCCGAATCGCcatttttctgaatgacttATTTCCCTAGTCCACTTTCCCTGAATCACATAATCCCAAATGTACAAAAGTGGgcaaaagttcagttttttccaaacccaagaaaacttgtttttttccaaaattgcaaaaaaaacttttttttggtaataattttcaaaaaggcttGCTTTTTTTGGTCGCAaaagatttatttattttttgtctaaattgtaagaaaaaagtggttttttaaaatcaaaatccgtacttactgaaaaaatctgttttttttttttttttttttaaatcaaaattaccaccaaaacatttttttgacaaaattgcgaaaaatcccGCTTTTTTGGCTCACttatgttttgtaaaaattgccaaggTCTTATTATTTCTACCAAAATATctagaaaaaacattttttcaaataaaatttttagaaagtctTGAAATTAGCTCTTATGccaaattcgccaaaaaataagttgaaaaaaattgccaaaattcactctttattcaaaacaaaatttacatcaaccatcaaaaaaaaaaaaaaatcgaatttcatgTCATTCTTGAAGCATCTTCAAACGAATTTTGCACCACGAAATCTCATTTGTGAAATTAACAACGATTCTACATACAATAATTTCTCACcactttttactctttttttcaaaaaatttcgattttgaatatcaatttttatgcaCTTTGAAATTAGCATCCTTTTTCAGAACGTACCAAATTCAACTAGAGACATTagttttccattaaaaaaatttacga
This region of Planococcus citri chromosome 5, ihPlaCitr1.1, whole genome shotgun sequence genomic DNA includes:
- the LOC135846186 gene encoding aspartate aminotransferase, mitochondrial-like, whose protein sequence is MQYSVQLIRSNFIFSYCFKCVWLVFLVQFSSKMAAVGSNGSETSWWSDVEMGPADPILGVTEAFRRDTNPKKINLGVGAYRDDDGKPYVLPSVLKAEEILAAEKPDKEYAPIQGFPDFCKLSAQLALGEDSVHLKNETAVTVQGISGTGSLTIGARFIKAFFPGVKCVWIPIPTWGNHIKVFTQAGLEVKQYRYYDPNTCGFDYQGALEDIKNIPQRSVILLHACAHNPTGVDPKPEQWKEISKIVKDRQLFPFFDMAYQGFASGNVSKDAFAVRSFLEDGHQVALAQSFAKNMGLYGERAGALTLTTASKEESVRVLSQLKIVIRPLYSSPPIHGVRLVTKILSDPELKAQWLCEVKGMAERIISMRALLKEQLLKKGSARNWSHITDQIGMFCFTGLNPAQVERLTNDFHIYLTKDGRISMAGVSTKNAEYIANAIHEVTKA